One region of Rhodocaloribacter litoris genomic DNA includes:
- a CDS encoding T9SS type A sorting domain-containing protein — protein MRKTVTTRSVGAALLGMFMGVLLAAPVRAQSEGDYRTRDSGNWSNAQIWERFNGSAWVAVATPPSGSEVITVREADSVYVDVETTLTGHLVNQGIVDTDSLLTIGDGGVYEHARDEGKIPRVIWAEGSTLLMTGVVATAPADRNQNYYHVTFNTPGLLSNLNMALDEATIGGDIRVLDTGLARWYLTTASPNDTSTVTIMGNVYVENGAFSVHGTSNAGTTFIVHHYGNIEVTGGNFSISRGSQGLGTTTWYLYEGDFFMANATTQSSTITPGGAKFVFARQGRQTLTLENVEFSALPIEVSSGTTLDMGLSKLGGSGDFTLKEGAGLATALPGGVAEIFTDVAGVVTLEDNASFEFNGTEAQVTSTAMPAVVQDLVIDNAAGVTLSQETTINGVLVLRAGVFDNTIPFTLGSGASISFEGGSLLIPVASEVEGELPRVFFVDQNYPNPFSTSTVIRYGLPVASEVTVRVYDLLGREVRTVHEGSKPAGVHEVVLEARELGAGLYLYRVESAGRSVSRQMVVIR, from the coding sequence ATGAGAAAGACGGTTACGACGCGGTCGGTAGGGGCCGCACTACTCGGCATGTTCATGGGGGTCCTGCTCGCGGCGCCGGTCCGGGCCCAGTCGGAGGGGGACTATCGCACGCGGGACAGCGGCAACTGGAGCAACGCGCAGATCTGGGAGCGCTTCAACGGGTCCGCCTGGGTGGCCGTTGCGACGCCGCCCTCCGGGAGCGAGGTGATCACCGTGCGGGAGGCGGACTCGGTCTACGTGGACGTCGAGACCACGCTCACCGGGCATCTCGTCAACCAGGGCATCGTGGACACGGACAGCCTGCTGACCATCGGCGACGGCGGGGTCTACGAGCACGCCCGTGACGAAGGCAAGATCCCCCGGGTGATCTGGGCCGAAGGCTCCACGTTGCTCATGACCGGGGTCGTTGCCACGGCACCGGCGGACCGGAACCAGAACTACTACCACGTCACCTTCAACACGCCGGGCCTGCTCTCCAACCTCAACATGGCCCTCGACGAAGCCACCATCGGGGGAGACATTCGCGTGCTCGACACCGGCCTGGCCCGGTGGTACCTGACCACCGCCTCCCCCAACGACACCTCCACCGTGACGATCATGGGCAACGTCTACGTGGAGAACGGGGCCTTCTCGGTGCATGGGACCAGCAATGCCGGGACCACCTTCATCGTGCATCACTACGGCAACATCGAGGTGACGGGCGGCAACTTCTCCATCAGCCGCGGCTCGCAGGGCCTCGGCACGACGACCTGGTACCTCTACGAGGGCGATTTCTTCATGGCGAACGCCACGACGCAGAGCTCCACGATCACCCCGGGCGGGGCGAAGTTCGTCTTTGCCCGGCAGGGTCGCCAGACACTCACACTCGAGAACGTGGAGTTCTCGGCCCTGCCCATCGAGGTCAGCAGCGGCACGACCCTGGACATGGGCCTGAGCAAGCTGGGCGGAAGCGGCGACTTCACCCTGAAGGAAGGCGCCGGGCTCGCCACGGCCCTGCCGGGCGGCGTCGCCGAGATCTTCACGGACGTCGCCGGGGTGGTCACGCTCGAGGATAACGCCAGTTTCGAGTTCAACGGCACGGAGGCGCAGGTGACCAGCACGGCGATGCCGGCGGTCGTGCAGGACCTGGTGATCGACAACGCGGCGGGGGTGACGCTCTCGCAGGAGACGACGATCAACGGGGTGCTGGTGCTGCGAGCCGGTGTCTTCGACAACACGATTCCCTTCACACTCGGGAGCGGGGCCTCGATTTCGTTCGAGGGGGGCAGCCTGCTGATCCCGGTCGCCAGCGAGGTGGAAGGAGAGCTGCCCCGGGTGTTCTTCGTGGACCAGAATTACCCCAACCCCTTCAGCACCTCGACGGTGATTCGCTACGGCCTGCCCGTGGCCTCGGAGGTGACGGTGCGGGTGTACGACCTGCTGGGCCGGGAGGTGCGGACGGTGCATGAAGGCAGCAAGCCGGCCGGCGTGCACGAGGTGGTTCTGGAGGCCCGTGAACTCGGCGCCGGCCTGTATCTCTACCGGGTCGAGTCGGCTGGCCGTTCCGTTTCGCGGCAGATGGTCGTGATCCGTTGA